From a region of the Procambarus clarkii isolate CNS0578487 chromosome 18, FALCON_Pclarkii_2.0, whole genome shotgun sequence genome:
- the LOC138366145 gene encoding rac guanine nucleotide exchange factor JJ-like, producing MTNTTQDQHYPTNSTQVLHSPTNTTQDLHYPTITTENHQFPTNTTQDQYYPTNTTQDQYYPTNTTQDLHYPTIKTQEQHYTTNTRLALPDCHNTRPALSDQHSTGQILPDHHKTKPALLDHHNRGQALPDQHSSSTNRLLKHRTSTSRLRKHQHYPTIKTQDLYYMTNTIQDQHYLTITTQDQHYLTITTEDQHYLTITTEDQHYPTITTQDQNYPTITTQNQYYLSNKIQDQHYPIITTQDQHFPTITTQDQQYTDNTIQDQHNSTITTQDQHHPTNTKQDLDYTDITTRDQHYPIKTTQDQHFPTISTQDQLNPSITNQGPQYPTNTTQDQHYPTNTTQD from the coding sequence atgaccaacacaacacaagaccagcactACCCGACCAACTCAACGCAAGTCCTGCACTCcccgaccaacacaacacaagacctGCACTACCCGACCATAACAACAGAAAACCACCAATTcccgaccaacacaacacaagaccagtactacccgaccaacacaacacaagaccagtactacccgaccaacacaacacaagactTGCACTACCCGACCATCAAAACACAAGAACAGCACTACACGACCAATACAAGACTAGCACTACCCGACTGtcacaacacaagaccagcactATCCGACCAACACAGCACAGGACAAATACTACCCGaccatcacaaaacaaaaccagCACTACTCGACCATCACAACAGAGGACAAGCGCTACCCGACCAACACAGCTCCAGCACTAACCGACTATTAAAACACAGGACCAGCACTTCCCGACTAAGAAAACACCAGCACTACCCGACCATCAAAACTCAGGACCTGTACTACATGACCAACACAATACAAGACCAGCACTACCTGACCATAACAACACAAGACCAACACTACCTGACCAtcacaacagaagaccaacactACCTGACCAtcacaacagaagaccaacactatccgaccatcacaacacaagacCAAAACTACCCGACCATCACAACCCAGAACCAGTACTATCTGAGCAACAAAATACAAGACCAGCACTACCCGATTATaacaacacaagaccagcacttcccgaccatcacaacacaagaccagcaaTACACGGACAACACAATACAAGACCAGCACAATTCAACTAtcacaacacaagaccagcacCACCCGACAAACACAAAACAAGACCTGGACTACACGGACATCACAACACGAGACCAGCATTACCCGATCAAGacaacacaagaccagcactTCCCGACCATCTCAACACAAGATCAGCTCAACCCATCCATCACAAACCAAGGCCCGCAGTACcctaccaacacaacacaagatcAGCATTAcccgaccaacacaacacaagactAG